Part of the Acidobacteriota bacterium genome, TGGCGGCGCCGATTCGTAGAGTAGAACGTTCCTCGTTCACCGATTCGATCGTTCCAACGATGACATTCGATACGCCGATGAAGCTCGCGACGAACTCCGTCAGCGGACGCTCGTAGATTTCTTCCGCGCGGCCTATCTGTTCGATGCGTCCGGCGTTCATTACAACAATCGTGTCGCTCATAGTCAGCGCCTCTTCCTGATCGTGAGTGACGTAGATGAAGCTAATGCCTAAACGGCGCTGCAAACTCTTCAGCTCGAGCTGCATCTGCTTTCTCAGTTTCAAATCAAGCGCGGCCAGCGGCTCATCGAGCAGCAAGACGTTCGGCTCGACCACCAGCGCGCGAGCGAGCGCAACTCTCTGCTGCTGACCGCCGGACAGTTCGCCCGGCTGACGCTCATCAAGCCCTTTCAGACGGACCATCTCGAGCGCGTCCGCGACACGACGCTTGATCTCGGCGCGCGCGATGCGTCTGCGTTCGAGCCCAAAGGCGACGTTGTCAAAAACGTTCAGATGAGGGAAGAGTGCATAGTGCTGAAACACGGTTGTGACGTTGCGCTGATGCGGCGAAAGCCCGGTGACATCGCTCCCGCTGAGAATCACACGGCCTGCGTCCGGCGAGTCAAACCCGGCTATCATTCGGAGCAGCGTCGTCTTGCCGCAACCCGAGGGACCCAGCAACGTCAAAAACTCGCCTCGCTCCACAGCCAGCGAAACCGAGGCGACGGCGGTCACTTCGCCGAAGCGCTTTGTGACGTCTCGTAGTTCTACTTCATATAGTTCTTCCATTGCTTGCCATTGCTTACGGGGCTCTGTAAATGAACTCTGTTGGCGCGCGATTATATCACACGAGATTTTTCTTTCTGTCATCGCTCATCTGTCGTAAATCGCTATGCTAGAGACCGCTACATGGGCTTCACTCGGAGTATCCGTGCGAATCCGCCGAATCAGCGTCATCCGTGGTCTATGCGACATTGGCAATGCGATTCCTACGAACTCATAGACCACCGATCACGCGGGTTTGACGGATTCGCACGGATTTCGTACCCACTTGATCGCCACTGTTACAAGTCACTAGAATCGCAAACAGGAGGACGTCATGAGCGACAAGATCAAGGTTTACCAGAAGCCGACTTGCAGCAAGTGCAGAACGACTATCGGGCTGCTCAAAGATCGAGGCGCAGCATTCGAGGCGATCAACTATTACGAGAAACCGCTCAGCATTGAAGAACTGCGAAAGCTGATCGATAAGCTGGGCATCGCCCCACGCGATCTGCTCCGCAAGAGCGAGCACGTCTATCGCGATCTCAAGCTTGCCCATCGCGAGCTGACCGATGATGAACTCATCGAGCTGATGGTTGAAAACCCAGACCTCATTCAAAGACCAATCGTCGTAAAGGGCGACAAAGCCGTGCTGGGCCGTCCGCCGGAGAACGTCGAAGAGCTGCTGTGAACAGTTGTGTGAGCGCCGCGTAAGTCTCGCACGGCAATCGCCGAGTTCTAGATCGAGCGGACGCTGTCTGAGATTGCGAGGCCGACTGCTGCAATACAGACGGAGGCATCCCGAGCAGAGCCTTTGGCCCAACAAGTTATCGAAGCTTCGCTCGCGGAATATTTTTTGCAGCAATCACGTCGCGGACTGCGTCTTATGAATTGACGGAATAAAGTTTGGATTTAGCCTTTTACTAGATGAGGACACGACGATGACTATGAAAATACTAGCTTTTCTTAGAAACCACTCGCACTACTGGGGTATACCCCATCCTCGCAGCGCGGACACTCGCCTGATTCAGACGTGTTACGAATGTGGCGCGGAGCGCGAATTGACGATCGAATTGCGCGCGTCGCCCTTTGACAACATCACCGCTCCAGTACCTGGCGACAACCTCGCCGCTTGAAGGGCGCACGCAGCGTCATCTATCAATCCGTCGCTTCGGCGACTGAGCCATCCTGCTTCACATAGCGCGCGCCGCACGCGGCACAAGTCGAGCGCTCAGTTGCATTGGCATGCCGCGACATATCGAGCTTCACACCGCACTGACACATCCAACCAACTACCCGGCCCGGATTCCCGACAACAATCGCGTAGTCGGGGACGTCGCGAGTCACCACCGCACCCGCTCCGATGAAGGCGTATCGCCCGATGGTGTGACCGCAAACCACGGTCGCGTTCGCTCCGATCGACGCGCCTCGCTTCACCAACGTCTTCCGATATTCATCCTTGCGCGAAACATGACTGCGCGGGTTCGTCACGTTGGTGAACACCATCGAGGGTCCGCAGAACACGTCGTCTTCAAGCTCGACTCCAGTGTAGATCGAGACGTTGTTTTGAATCTTAACGTTGTCGCCGATGCGAACCTGAGGAGAGATGACCACGTTCTGGCCGATGTTGCAGAGGCGACCGATTTTTGACCCTGCCATGACGTGAGAGAAGTGCCATATCCTGGTGCCTTCGCCGATCTCGCATGGTTCATCGACGTAGCTGGATTGGTGAACGAAGTAGTTTCTTTCCATGGATCACTCGCGGACTAACCACAAAGGCGCCAAGACACTAAGGGGAAAGGGACGCGTGATCCGTTGATCACCTTTGTGTCTTTGTGCCTTTGTGGTTAGATCCCCTGCTCATAATTCAATCGGAGTTCCGCCCGCCGCCAGCGACCGCTCGGCCGCATCGAGCACGCGCAAAACACGCAGTCCGCTTTCGCCGTCCGTTAGCGCCTGTCGCCGGGTCTCGATGCACTCGAGGAATTGCAAGCACTGGAGACGAAGCGGCTCGGCTGTGTCGAGCACTTCAGCGACGCCTTCGTTCCTTCGTGTGACAGGCTCGCCATTCACGAACTCGACTCCTTGATCGTACACAATCAACTTGTCGTACTTTCGGACATCGTCAAAGACCGCCATTCGTCTCGATCCGACCACGACCAGGCGCTGCTCCTTGTACGGGTGCAGCCAGCTCACAAATATGTGCCCGCGAACGCCGGTTGGGAACTCTATGTTGGTGACGGTCACATCGGCGATGCTTGGTTGAAGATAAGCCCCGCCGGTGACGGCAACGCGGGCGGGCCAGGCGCCAACCAGCCGCAAAATGATTGCGATGTCGTGCGGGGCGAAGCTCCACAGGATGTTCTCTTCCCTTCTCACCTTTCCCAGGTTGAGACGATTAGAGTAGATGTATCGCAGCTTGCCGAGTTCACCCGATTTGATCAGCTCTCGAAGTCTCAACACCGCGGGGTGATACTCGAGCAGATGGCCTACCATCAGCACCGCGCCCCGCTCGCCGGCTAGCTTCACCAGTCGCTCCCCTTCAGCCACATCGAGCGTCAGCGGTTTCTCGACGAGCACATCCTTGCCTGCTTCGATTGCGGCTCGCGCCATCTGATAGTGAGTTTCCGCGGGCGTCGATATCACCACGCCGCGAACGTCCGCGTCGGCAAACGCGCTTCTGAAATCGCTCTCGATCGCAACATCAGGAAACCTCTCCGCGATTATATCGAGCGACGACCGGCTCGTATCGCAAACCATGCTGAGCGCGCCCAGCTCGTGAAAATTCCTCACGTGGTTGACGCCCCAATAGCCTGCGCCTATGACCGCTATTTGCCGCTTCGCAGTCTGTTCGAATTCAGTTTTCATCTATGCGCTGACATTCTTCCCGCAGCTAAAGCAGAACTGTGCCGTCGCAGGCAAAGAGACCTGGCAGTTCGGGCACTCGATCGACTGCTGTGCGGGCGATGAAGTGTAAACTGCGGGCGGCGGCCCATAGCCATCCTGCGGAGACGAAGCTTGCAGGAAACTCCGCGCG contains:
- a CDS encoding ABC transporter ATP-binding protein translates to MEELYEVELRDVTKRFGEVTAVASVSLAVERGEFLTLLGPSGCGKTTLLRMIAGFDSPDAGRVILSGSDVTGLSPHQRNVTTVFQHYALFPHLNVFDNVAFGLERRRIARAEIKRRVADALEMVRLKGLDERQPGELSGGQQQRVALARALVVEPNVLLLDEPLAALDLKLRKQMQLELKSLQRRLGISFIYVTHDQEEALTMSDTIVVMNAGRIEQIGRAEEIYERPLTEFVASFIGVSNVIVGTIESVNEERSTLRIGAATTSVRANGVKQGDSVRVLIRPEKISISSEVEPDVLSGKIESAVYLGETTQLKVTLEDGQAVTVMEQNRQPFQSTRERIGETVSVKWEPDSAVMLKG
- the arsC gene encoding arsenate reductase (glutaredoxin) (This arsenate reductase requires both glutathione and glutaredoxin to convert arsenate to arsenite, after which the efflux transporter formed by ArsA and ArsB can extrude the arsenite from the cell, providing resistance.) yields the protein MSDKIKVYQKPTCSKCRTTIGLLKDRGAAFEAINYYEKPLSIEELRKLIDKLGIAPRDLLRKSEHVYRDLKLAHRELTDDELIELMVENPDLIQRPIVVKGDKAVLGRPPENVEELL
- a CDS encoding acyltransferase; translation: MERNYFVHQSSYVDEPCEIGEGTRIWHFSHVMAGSKIGRLCNIGQNVVISPQVRIGDNVKIQNNVSIYTGVELEDDVFCGPSMVFTNVTNPRSHVSRKDEYRKTLVKRGASIGANATVVCGHTIGRYAFIGAGAVVTRDVPDYAIVVGNPGRVVGWMCQCGVKLDMSRHANATERSTCAACGARYVKQDGSVAEATD
- a CDS encoding Gfo/Idh/MocA family oxidoreductase, whose translation is MKTEFEQTAKRQIAVIGAGYWGVNHVRNFHELGALSMVCDTSRSSLDIIAERFPDVAIESDFRSAFADADVRGVVISTPAETHYQMARAAIEAGKDVLVEKPLTLDVAEGERLVKLAGERGAVLMVGHLLEYHPAVLRLRELIKSGELGKLRYIYSNRLNLGKVRREENILWSFAPHDIAIILRLVGAWPARVAVTGGAYLQPSIADVTVTNIEFPTGVRGHIFVSWLHPYKEQRLVVVGSRRMAVFDDVRKYDKLIVYDQGVEFVNGEPVTRRNEGVAEVLDTAEPLRLQCLQFLECIETRRQALTDGESGLRVLRVLDAAERSLAAGGTPIEL